A genomic region of Oncorhynchus mykiss isolate Arlee chromosome 4, USDA_OmykA_1.1, whole genome shotgun sequence contains the following coding sequences:
- the LOC110522159 gene encoding glycoprotein integral membrane protein 1, protein MAMKRTLSYSLFFLFMSFILAESAPRQLNTESILINVTAGTLDDTQVQESNNLQINLNISVDEEQVLINDIPVELSGVTRLNCQALLLDTINGTSEFESGDYVSTVTRVMVSQNRLWSDSEEVVALQVFSEVIEMEGKKVQQPEMCEVKILMSPNFQKLAQYTNTYPIGHSEIFRIPRENDVVITDPTNPKKAEDQVMSHTTIHYPLKHADTTQEEIAAPGKLPETPLRMDPDLLYDNNDEDDDLGGLSDEMQTEAPLKQSISSYSAMCRWVEEVRDRLRRFWSESLPLFFLIMWVVVIGVVGSAVIVKILDMLFPTCEHKGIFHLNPVTLMPEDEKHTLLENIEIEAEEKALNEN, encoded by the exons ATGGCGATGAAACGAACATTAAGTTATTCTCTATTTTTTCTGTTTATGTCGTTTATTTTAGCTGAGTCTGCACCTCGACAGTTGAACACG GAAAGCATTCTGATCAATGTGACAGCAGGGACATTGGATGACACACAGGTGCAGGAGTCCAACAACTTGCAG ATCAACCTGAATATTTCAGTGGATGAAGAACAGGTGCTCATCAATGACATCCCTGTGGAGTTGTCAGGGGTGACTAGGTTGAACTGCCAGGCCTTGCTGT TGGATACCATCAATGGAACCAGTGAATTTGAATCTGGTGACTATGTGTCCACTGTCACCCGGGTGATGGTGAGCCAGAATCGCCTGTGGAGTGATTCAGAAGAGGTGGTGGCTCTCCAGGTGTTCAGCGAGGTCATTGAGATGGAGGGGAAAAAG GTCCAGCAGCCAGAAATGTGCGAAGTGAAGATACTGATGAGCCCCAATTTCCAGAAGCTTGCTCAGTATACCAACACCTACCCCATTGGACACAGTGAGATCTTCAGGATCCCAAGGGAAAATGATGTGGTCATCACAGATCCAACAAATCCTAAAAAAG CTGAAGACCAAGTGATGTCCCATACCACCATTCATTACCCTCTGAAGCATGCTGACACCACCCAGGAGGAGATTGCTGCCCCAGGCAAGCTCCCAGAGACTCCCCTCCGCATGGACCCAGACTTGCTGTATGATAacaatgatgaggatgatgactTGGGAGGGCTGTCGGATGAAATGCAGACAGAGGCACCGCTCAAACAATCCATCTCCTCTTACAGT GCCATGTGTCGAtgggtggaggaggtgagggaccgCCTGCGACGCTTCTGGTCTGAGTCCTTGCCCCTGTTCTTCTTGATCATGTGGGTGGTGGTGATTGGTGTGGTTGGGTCAGCGGTCATTGTCAAGATCCTGGACATGCTCTTCCCAACATGTGAACACAA GGGAATTTTCCATTTAAATCCTGTGACTCTGATGCCTGAAGATGAGAAACACACCCTGCTAGAGAACATTGAAATAGAAGCAGAGGAAAAAGCCTTAAATGAAAACTGA
- the katna1 gene encoding katanin p60 ATPase-containing subunit A1 isoform X2 → MSLHEINENVKLAREYALLGNYSSAIVCYRGVLEQIKKYLFTVRDSSFQQKWQQVWQEINEENNQVQEIMTTLESFQLETTPSKPPSNQDDINDIWPVQVERRRPPVPYKDSKPHNNRLSVAGVRAQHRQSPRGANGDRAKPLKGKEKKEPPAKPKDDKNKAEVSEKEVKRFDGQGYDKDLIEALERDIISQNPNVKWDDIADLEEAKKLLKEAVVLPMWMPEFFKGIRRPWKGVLMVGPPGTGKTLLAKAVATECRTTFFNVSSSTLTSKYRGESEKLVRILFEMARFYAPTTIFIDEIDSMCSRRGTSEEHEASRRVKAELLVQMDGVGGASDNEDPSKMVMVLAATNFPWDIDEALRRRLEKRIYIPLPSAKGRVELLRINLKELELANDVDMAKIAEQSEGYSGADITNVCRDASLMAMRRRIEGLTPEEIRNISRAEMHMPTTMEDFESSLKKVSKSVSASDLEKYEKWIEEFGSC, encoded by the exons ATGAGTCTGCATGAGATCAATGAAAACGTGAAACTTGCTCGAGAGTACGCTTTGCTTGGGAACTACAGTTCTGCTATTGTTTGTTATCGGGGAGTACTTGAACAAATCAAGAAATACCTTTTCACAGTACGGGACAGTAGCTTCCAACAGAAATGGCAACAG GTATGGCAAGAGATAAACGAAGAAAACAATCAGGTTCAAGAAATAATGACAACTCTAGAAAGTTTTCAACTGGAGACCACCCCATCCAAACCACCAAGTAATCAAGATGACATTAATGACATATGGCCTGTACAAGTAGAGCGCAG GAGGCCCCCGGTTCCCTACAAAGACAGTAAACCACACAACAACCGCCTGAGTGTGGCCGGTGTGCGGGCTCAGCATCGGCAGTCACCACGTGGGGCCAATGGGGACCGAGCCAAACCTTTGAAGGGCAAGGAAAAAAAAGAGCCCCCAGCCAAACCAAAAGACGACAAG AACAAAGCTGAAGTCTCAGAGAAAGAGGTGAAGCGGTTTGACGGACAAGGATATGACAAAGACCTTATTGAGGCCCTGGAGAGAGACATCATTTCACAGAACCCCAATGTCAAATG GGATGATATTGCAGACTTGGAAGAAGCAAAAAAGCTTTTGAAAGAAGCTGTTGTGCTACCTATGTGGATGCCAGAGTTTTTCAAAGGAATACGAAGACCATGGAAG GGTGTGCTTATGGTGGGTCCTCCAGGCACAGGAAAGACTCTTCTGGCCAAAGCCGTTGCCACAGAGTGCAGAACCACATTCTTTAACGTCTCGTCTTCTACTCTCACTTCCAAGTACAGAGGAGAGTCTGAAAAACTAGTCCGCATTCTATTTGAAATG GCCCGGTTCTATGCCCCCACCACCATATTCATTGATGAGATTGACTCCATGTGCAGCCGCAGAGGAACGTCAGAGGAACATGAGGCTAGCCGGCGGGTGAAGGCAGAGCTGCTGGTCCAGATGGATG GTGTGGGAGGAGCATCAGATAATGAGGATCCCTCTAAGATGGTGATGGTGCTGGCAGCCACTAACTTTCCCTGGGACATCGATGAGGCTCTGAGGAGACGTCTGGAGAAGAGAATCTACATCCCTCTGCCTTCAG CCAAGGGCAGAGTGGAGCTGCTGAGGATCAACCTAAAGGAGCTGGAGCTGGCCAATGATGTGGATATGGCAAAGATAGCAGAGCAGAGTGAGGGCTACTCAGGAGCAGACATCACCAATGTGTGCAG GGACGCCTCTCTGATGGCCATGCGGCGAAGGATCGAGGGGCTGACGCCAGAGGAGATCCGTAACATCTCCAGAGCCGAGATGCACATGCCCACCACCATGGAGGACTTTGAGTCTTCTCTGAAGAAAGTGTCCAAGTCTGTATCGGCGTCCGATCTAGAGAAGTATGAGAAGTGGATTGAAGAGTTTGGCTCCTGCTGA
- the katna1 gene encoding katanin p60 ATPase-containing subunit A1 isoform X1, translating to MSLHEINENVKLAREYALLGNYSSAIVCYRGVLEQIKKYLFTVRDSSFQQKWQQVWQEINEENNQVQEIMTTLESFQLETTPSKPPSNQDDINDIWPVQVERRASPLPVRRPPVPYKDSKPHNNRLSVAGVRAQHRQSPRGANGDRAKPLKGKEKKEPPAKPKDDKNKAEVSEKEVKRFDGQGYDKDLIEALERDIISQNPNVKWDDIADLEEAKKLLKEAVVLPMWMPEFFKGIRRPWKGVLMVGPPGTGKTLLAKAVATECRTTFFNVSSSTLTSKYRGESEKLVRILFEMARFYAPTTIFIDEIDSMCSRRGTSEEHEASRRVKAELLVQMDGVGGASDNEDPSKMVMVLAATNFPWDIDEALRRRLEKRIYIPLPSAKGRVELLRINLKELELANDVDMAKIAEQSEGYSGADITNVCRDASLMAMRRRIEGLTPEEIRNISRAEMHMPTTMEDFESSLKKVSKSVSASDLEKYEKWIEEFGSC from the exons ATGAGTCTGCATGAGATCAATGAAAACGTGAAACTTGCTCGAGAGTACGCTTTGCTTGGGAACTACAGTTCTGCTATTGTTTGTTATCGGGGAGTACTTGAACAAATCAAGAAATACCTTTTCACAGTACGGGACAGTAGCTTCCAACAGAAATGGCAACAG GTATGGCAAGAGATAAACGAAGAAAACAATCAGGTTCAAGAAATAATGACAACTCTAGAAAGTTTTCAACTGGAGACCACCCCATCCAAACCACCAAGTAATCAAGATGACATTAATGACATATGGCCTGTACAAGTAGAGCGCAG AGCCTCTCCTCTTCCGGTTAGGAGGCCCCCGGTTCCCTACAAAGACAGTAAACCACACAACAACCGCCTGAGTGTGGCCGGTGTGCGGGCTCAGCATCGGCAGTCACCACGTGGGGCCAATGGGGACCGAGCCAAACCTTTGAAGGGCAAGGAAAAAAAAGAGCCCCCAGCCAAACCAAAAGACGACAAG AACAAAGCTGAAGTCTCAGAGAAAGAGGTGAAGCGGTTTGACGGACAAGGATATGACAAAGACCTTATTGAGGCCCTGGAGAGAGACATCATTTCACAGAACCCCAATGTCAAATG GGATGATATTGCAGACTTGGAAGAAGCAAAAAAGCTTTTGAAAGAAGCTGTTGTGCTACCTATGTGGATGCCAGAGTTTTTCAAAGGAATACGAAGACCATGGAAG GGTGTGCTTATGGTGGGTCCTCCAGGCACAGGAAAGACTCTTCTGGCCAAAGCCGTTGCCACAGAGTGCAGAACCACATTCTTTAACGTCTCGTCTTCTACTCTCACTTCCAAGTACAGAGGAGAGTCTGAAAAACTAGTCCGCATTCTATTTGAAATG GCCCGGTTCTATGCCCCCACCACCATATTCATTGATGAGATTGACTCCATGTGCAGCCGCAGAGGAACGTCAGAGGAACATGAGGCTAGCCGGCGGGTGAAGGCAGAGCTGCTGGTCCAGATGGATG GTGTGGGAGGAGCATCAGATAATGAGGATCCCTCTAAGATGGTGATGGTGCTGGCAGCCACTAACTTTCCCTGGGACATCGATGAGGCTCTGAGGAGACGTCTGGAGAAGAGAATCTACATCCCTCTGCCTTCAG CCAAGGGCAGAGTGGAGCTGCTGAGGATCAACCTAAAGGAGCTGGAGCTGGCCAATGATGTGGATATGGCAAAGATAGCAGAGCAGAGTGAGGGCTACTCAGGAGCAGACATCACCAATGTGTGCAG GGACGCCTCTCTGATGGCCATGCGGCGAAGGATCGAGGGGCTGACGCCAGAGGAGATCCGTAACATCTCCAGAGCCGAGATGCACATGCCCACCACCATGGAGGACTTTGAGTCTTCTCTGAAGAAAGTGTCCAAGTCTGTATCGGCGTCCGATCTAGAGAAGTATGAGAAGTGGATTGAAGAGTTTGGCTCCTGCTGA
- the LOC110522160 gene encoding serine/threonine-protein kinase LATS1, with protein MKRGEKPEGYRQMRPKTFPASNYSVNSHQMLQEIRESLRNMSRPSDPPKVDMGGAVIVAPEDPRQQGRCSNPRNPYHKALQEIRKSLMPYANEPNSSGRTAEVNKQMLLELLSAGFDEEMVIRALMQTNSRSVEAAIEYISKMSYQDPVREQMVDAAARPVNAGMKAPGSSHIQQPVLRRQSWKDSKESLVQRHGHMRVEGMVYRSDSPGPQGDLAGRGPPPAFPQGHPGNNQRVNPPLPPQVRSVTPPPNRGGTPPPPSWDSNPSTKRFSGNMDYLVPRISPVPQGAWPDGYSAPQNQRGISPVPMGRQPIIMQSSGGNKFSFPSGWSQNGSPQPDYMGHQSGSSRQPPPPYPVNQSSRQSPTAQQMQAGGPASSPSYINDGNLPQSMMVPNRNSHNLDMYNLDMYNIGGPQSWTQAPLGQPQSSPGSSNQDMSPSWQQHSIPVRSNSFNSHQMSNRQGHPASSQPSATTVTAITQAPILRPVKSMRVQKPELHTAVAPTHPPWMHHPPPSPSPTTYQEPLPAAPMPHVPITVAEVPSYQGPPPPYPKHLLQQPAAPCPAYDPGPKPSTGREEAAEEEECSSSSNDKPEGPYSAAMGTEKENKQITTSPVPMRRNNKDEERRGDPRVSLYSPQAFKFFMEQHVENVLKNHQMRIHRKKQLESEMQRVGLSGDAQEQMRMMLSQKESNYIRLKRAKMDKSMFKRIKTLGIGAFGEVCLARKEDTGALYAMKTLRKKDVLLRNQVAHVKAERDILAEADNEWVVRLYYSFQDKDNLYFVMDYIPGGDMMSLLIRLGLFKEDLAQFYIAELTCAVESVHKMGFIHRDIKPDNILIDRDGHIKLTDFGLCTGFRWTHDSKYYQSGDHVRQDSMDFSKEWEQDPANCRCADRLKPLERRKARQHQRCLAHSLVGTPNYIAPEVLLRTGYTQLCDWWSVGVILYEMVVGQPPFLTTTPLETQLKVINWQTTLHIPPQAKLSPEASDLIIKLCRGPEDRLGKNGADEIKVQPFFKTIDFSSDLRQMQPAPYVPTIAHCTDTSNFDPVDPDKLWSRDNEAEGKHNDTLNGWFKNGKHPEHAFYEFTFRRFFDDNGHPYSCPKPIGIEYEEGSDGDEADSEAPAQEEGDQEESRRGAQGRDLVYV; from the exons atgaagagaggggagaaacccGAAGGATATCGACAGATGCGACCAAAGACTTTCCCTGCTAGCAACTACAGTGTTAACAGCCACCAGATGCTGCAGGAAATTCGGGAGAGTCTCCGGAACATGTCCCGGCCTTCTGACCCCCCTAAGGTGGACATGGGGGGTGCTGTTATAGTGGCGCCTGAAGACCCCAGGCAGCAAGGGCGCTGCAGCAACCCCAGAAACCCCTACCACAAAGCCTTGCAGGAGATTCGCAAGTCCCTGATGCCTTATGCCAATGAGCCCAACTCTTCTGGACGGACTGCAGAGGTTAACAAACAGATGTTGCTGGAGCTGCTGTCTGCTGGCTTTGATGAG GAAATGGTGATCCGTGCTCTGATGCAGACCAACAGTCGCAGCGTGGAGGCAGCCATAGAGTACATTAGTAAGATGAGCTACCAGGACCCTGTGAGGGAGCAGATGGTGGATGCCGCCGCCCGCCCCGTCAATGCAGGCATGAAAGCCCCCG GTTCCTCTCATATCCAGCAGCCTGTGCTGAGGAGGCAGAGCTGGAAGGATTCCAAGGAGTCCCTGGTTCAGAGACATGGCCACATGAGGGTGGAGGGGATGGTGTACCGTTCAGACAGCCCTGGACCCCAGGGTGACCTGGCAGGACGAGGCCCTCCCCCAGCCTTCCCACAGGGCCACCCTGGCAACAACCAACGGGTCAACCCTCCCCTACCCCCTCAGGTGCGCAGTGTCACCCCTCCCCCAAATAGGGGTGGAACCCCGCCTCCACCCTCCTGGGACAGTAACCCCTCCACCAAGCGCTTCTCTGGCAACATGGATTACCTGGTGCCCCGGATCTCTCCCGTTCCCCAAGGAGCCTGGCCCGATGGCTACTCAGCCCCCCAGAACCAGAGGGGTATCAGCCCAGTGCCCATGGGCCGTCAGCCCATCATCATGCAGAGCTCTGGGGGGAACAAGTTCAGCTTCCCATCCGGCTGGTCTCAGAACGGCTCCCCTCAACCAGACTACATGGGACACCAGAGTGGTAGTAGCAGACAACCCCCTCCCCCTTACCCAGTGAACCAGAGCAGCAGACAAAGCCCCACCGCTCAGCAGATGCAGGCCGGAGGTCCTGCCTCGTCCCCATCCTACATCAACGATGGTAACCTCCCCCAGTCCATGATGGTGCCTAACCGGAACAGTCACAATCTTGACATGTACAATCTTGACATGTACAACATAGGTGGGCCTCAGTCCTGGACCCAAGCCCCCCTCGGCCAGCCCCAGTCCTCCCCAGGTAGCAGCAACCAGGACATGTCCCCCTCATGGCAGCAGCACAGCATCCCTGTCCGATCCAACTCCTTCAACAGCCACCAGATGAGCAACAGGCAGGGCCACCCAGCAAGCTCCCAACCCTCTGCCACCACAGTGACAGCCATCACCCAGGCCCCCATCCTGAGGCCCGTTAAGAGTATGCGTGTGCAGAAGCCTGAACTACACACTGCTGTGgcccccacacacccaccctgGATGCACCATcccccaccctctccatctcccactACCTACCAGGAGCCTCTACCAGCAGCGCCCATGCCCCATGTAcccattacagtagcagaggtgCCCAGTTACCAGGGTCCTCCACCCCCGTACCCCAAACACCTTCTCCAACAGCCTGCTGCACCCTGCCCTGCCTATGACCCAGGGCCCAAGCCCAGTACTGGGAGAGAGGAGGCTGCAGAGGAAGAGGAGTGTAGCAGCAGCTCTAATGACAAGCCAGAAGGCCCATACTCTGCTGCCATGGGAACAGAGAAGGAGAATAAACAGATCACCACATCTCCGGTGCCTATGCGCCGGAACAACAAAGACGAGGAGCGGCGAGGAGACCCCAGAGTGTCACTCTACTCTCCCCAGGCCTTCAAGTTCTTCATGGAGCAGCACGTTGAGAACGTCCTGAAGAACCACCAAATGAGGATCCATAGGAAGAAGCAGCTGGAGAGTGAGATGCAGAGG GTTGGGTTGTCAGGGGATGCCCAGGAGCAGATGCGCATGATGCTGTCTCAGAAAGAGTCCAACTACATCCGACTGAAGCGGGCCAAGATGGACAAGTCCATGTTCAAGAGGATCAAGACCCTGGGCATCGGAGCCTTTGGAGAGGTGTGTCTAGCCCGGAAGGAGGACACGGGAGCCCTGTACGCCATGAAGACGCTGCGCAAGAAGGACGTTCTCCTCAGGAACCAGGTGGCCCACGTCAAGGCAGAGCGAGACATCCTGGCTGAGGCTGATAATGAGTGGGTGGTGCGGCTCTACTACTCCTTCCAGGACAAGGACAACCTGTACTTTGTGATGGACTACATCCCTGGGGGTGACATGATGAGTCTGCTGATCAGGCTGGGCCTCTTCAAAGAGGACTTGGCTCAGTTCTACATCGCTGAGCTCACCTGCGCCGTGGAGAGCGTGCACAAGATGGGCTTCATCCACCGCGACATCAAGCCAGACAACATCCTCATAGACCGTGACGGACACATCAAGCTCACCGACTTTGGGCTCTGCACCGGCTTCCGTTGGACGCACGACTCAAAGTACTACCAGAGTG GAGACCATGTTCGGCAGGACAGCATGGACTTCAGTAAGGAATGGGAGCAGGACCCAGCTAACTGTCGCTGCGCAGACCGGCTCAAGcccctggagaggaggaaggcgaGGCAACACCAGCGCTGCCTGGCCCACTCCCTGGTGGGGACACCCAACTACATTGCTCCAGAGGTGCTGCTCAGAACAG GATACACCCAACTgtgtgattggtggagtgttggtGTCATTCTGTATGAAATGGTGGTTGGGCAGCCTCCTTTCTTAACAACTACACCCCTGGAAACCCAGCTCAAG GTGATAAACTGGCAGACCACCCTGCACATCCCCCCTCAAGCCAAGCTGAGCCCCGAGGCATCGGACCTCATCATTAAACTATGCCGCGGCCCCGAGGATCGCCTCGGCAAGAACGGCGCCGACGAGATCAAGGTGCAGCCCTTCTTCAAGACCATCGACTTCTCTAGTGACCTGCGGCAGATGCAGCCGGCCCCCTACGTACCCACCATCGCTCACTGCACAGACACCTCCAACTTTGACCCGGTGGACCCAGACAAGCTGTGGAGCAGAGATAACGAAGCCGAGGGCAAACACAATGACACCCTTAATGGTTGGTTCAAGAACGGCAAGCACCCCGAGCACGCCTTCTACGAGTTCACCTTCCGCCGCTTCTTTGACGACAACGGCCACCCCTACAGCTGTCCCAAGCCCATTGGCATAGAGTATGAGGAGGGATCTGATGGGGACGAGGCAGACTCTGAGGCCCCGGcacaggaggagggagaccaggaAGAGAGCCGCAGGGGGGCACAGGGCCGTGATTTGGTCTATGTGTAG
- the LOC110522162 gene encoding nucleoporin Nup43 — protein MEGINAKYVSKKISKTRWRPVSSSSLQQPDIFATGSWDNEDNSISIWSIGENGVSSMDDEFEGDPQLLCEYKHNGDVLDLQFLDQDRIVTASSTGAVTIFRHHHNSQTLSVSKLWERAHHYPCNNAPCTGVVCNSPEIVTVGEDGRIMLFRADQEGVLRTIEKADSSAIHAVTFLRTTEILTVNSIGQLKLWDFRQPGNEPSQILSLTGDRVPLHCVDRHPNQQHIVATGGQDGMLCIWDVRQGNMPISLMEAHTSEMWEVHFHPSNPGHLFSCSEDGSLLHWETSSNTDTPSFLQGGRNTSIISRSAIAPAGGNQSLINAWLTGDSSKGHLETTHMLPSQMLSVNSLDVLGQCLVCGTDGEAIYVNRHVPI, from the exons ATGGAGGGAATCAATGCTAAGTACGTGTCAAAGAAAATCAGCAAAACGAGATGGAGACCGGTCTCATCTTCGTCTTTACAGCAACCAGACATATTTGCTACTGGGTCTTGGGACAACGAG GACAACAGCATTTCAATTTGGTCCATCGGAGAGAATGGGGTCTCCAGTATGGACGATGAATTTGAGGGAGACCCTCAATTATTATGCGAATacaaacataatggggatgttcTGGACCTTCAA TTTCTGGATCAAGACAGAATAGTAACAGCGTCATCAACTGGAGCGGTGACTATCTTTCGGCATCACCACAACAGCCAG ACATTGTCTGTTTCTAAACTGTGGGAAAGAGCACATCATTATCCCTGCAACAACGCCCCATGTACTGGAGTTGTGTGTAACAGCCCTGAGATTGTCACAGTTGGGGAAGATGGAAGGATCATGCTCTTCAGAGCGGACCAGGAAGGAGTGCTGCGCACCATAG AAAAGGCTGACAGTAGCGCAATCCATGCTGTGACTTTCCTGAGGACTACAGAGATCCTTACCGTCAATTCTATTGGCCAGCTCAAACTATGGGACTTCAGGCAACCAGGCAATGAACCATCGCAGATTCTTTCATT AACTGGAGACAGAGTCCCACTGCATTGTGTGGACAGGCACCCCAACCAACAACACATTGTGGCCACAGGGGGGCAGGATGGCATGCTCTGTATCTGGGACGTGAGACAAGGCAACATGCCCATTTCACTTATGGAGGCACACACTTCTGAAA TGTGGGAGGTCCATTTTCATCCATCAAACCCAGGCCACCTGTTCTCATGCTCAGAGGATGGATCACTGTTGCATTGGGAGACTTCTTCAAATACAGACACACCATCCTTCTTACAAG GTGGACGGAACACAAGCATAATTTCTCGCAGCGCAATAGCCCCAGCAGGTGGGAACCAGTCCCTCATCAATGCCTGGCTGACTGGGGACTCTAGTAAGGGACACCTTGAGACCACTCACATGCTGCCTAGCCAAATGCTGTCTGTGAACAGTCTGGATGTACTGGGACAATGCTTGGTGTGTGGAACGGACGGAGAGGCTATTTATGTCAACAGACATGTCccaatttaa